The Pyrus communis chromosome 9, drPyrComm1.1, whole genome shotgun sequence genome has a segment encoding these proteins:
- the LOC137746165 gene encoding BTB/POZ domain-containing protein At3g08570-like has product MGMASESPFSFSNRSPTPKLCSSFTTRIFSDVAGDITIVVDGESFLLHKFPLVSRSGKIRKMVADNKDSSSKLELLNIPGGVQAFELAMKFCYGMNFEITTANVAHLRCAAEYLEMTEDYRDENLIARTETYLNEVVVESLEKSVEVLATCETLPSIAEEVGIPSRCVEAIAMNACKEQLASGLSMLSCDGESTELKSGHHEWWVEDLSILRIDYYQRVICAMTRLGVRPDSIFTSLMHFAQTSLKGIGKCQIWNPGKVKPNAGKTEHDQKTVVETLVSLMPTEKSSSVPLSFMFGMLRMAIMVDATIASRLELERRIAFRLEMVSLDDLLIPAIHAGGSLYDVDTVHRILVNFLQRIEEEDEESEDCGYESEGLGSPSHGSLLKVGKLIDSYLAEIAPDPYLSLPTFIAMIEILPDYARVIDDGIYRAVDIYLKVHSMLTEQECKKLCKLIDCQKLSQEASNHAAQNDRLPVKMTVQVLYFEQLRLKNALSGSSGDGFPSQRISSGVPSAAMSPRDNYASLRRENRELKLEISRMRVRLSELEKEQLFMKQGMMDKTGNGKTFLTSLSKGIGRIGIFSGQAGGKPKKSGRKSRGSEGKTGRSRRYSAS; this is encoded by the exons ATGGGGATGGCTTCTGAaagccctttttctttttcaaaccgCTCTCCAACTCCTAAGCTCTGCAGCTCCTTCACCACTCG TATCTTTTCAGATGTTGCCGGGGACATTACAATCGTTGTCGATGGAGAGTCTTTCTTGCTGCATAAG TTTCCACTGGTGTCGCGAAGTGGAAAGATTCGGAAAATGGTGGCAGATAACAAGGATTCATCTTCAAAGTTGGAGCTCCTCAACATACCAGGAGGGGTGCAGGCGTTTGAACTCGCAATGAAATTCTGTTATGGCATGAACTTTGAGATCACAACTGCAAATGTCGCCCATCTGCGGTGTGCTGCAGAGTACTTGGAAATGACTGAAGACTACAGGGATGAAAACCTGATTGCGCGAACGGAAACTTATCTGAACGAGGTTGTAGTTGAGAGTCTTGAGAAGTCAGTAGAAGTCCTTGCCACCTGTGAGACGCTACCTTCTATAGCGGAGGAGGTTGGAATTCCTAGTAGATGTGTGGAAGCTATTGCCATGAATGCTTGCAAGGAACAATTAGCATCAGGGTTGTCAATGTTAAGCTGTGACGGCGAATCTACAGAGCTTAAGAGTGGTCATCATGAGTGGTGGGTTGAAGATCTGTCGATTCTAAGGATTGATTATTATCAAAGGGTTATATGTGCTATGACAAGACTAGGTGTGCGACCGGATAgcattttcacatctttgatgCATTTTGCTCAAACATCCTTGAAGGGTATTGGAAAATGTCAAATTTGGAATCCAGGTAAAGTGAAGCCAAATGCTGGCAAGACAGAACATGACCAGAAGACTGTTGTCGAAACCCTAGTAAGCTTAATGCCAACGGAGAAAAGCTCTTCAGTGCCACTGAGTTTTATGTTTGGAATGCTGAGAATGGcaatcatggtggatgcaacaATAGCCAGCAGGCTTGAGCTCGAGAGGAGGATTGCCTTTCGGTTGGAAATGGTTTCGCTTGATGATCTCCTTATACCCGCGATCCATGCAGGGGGTTCTTTGTATGATGTTGACACCGTTCATCGAATACTGGTGAATTTTTTGCAGCGgattgaagaagaagacgaagaaagtgAAGATTGTGGATATGAGTCTGAAGGACTTGGTTCTCCAAGTCATGGTTCATTGTTGAAAGTTGGAAAGCTTATTGACTCATATCTAGCTGAAATTGCTCCTGATCCTTACCTGAGCTTACCAACATTCATTGCTATGATTGAAATACTGCCCGATTATGCACGTGTGATTGATGACGGGATTTACCGGGCGGTTGATATATACTTGAAA GTTCATTCGATGCTGACTGAACAAGAATGCAAGAAGCTGTGCAAATTAATAGACTGCCAAAAGCTCTCTCAAGAAGCCAGCAATCATGCCGCACAAAATGATAGGCTCCCAGTCAAGATGACAGTGCAGGTTCTGTACTTCGAGCAGCTCCGCTTGAAGAATGCATTGTCTGGAAGCTCAGGAGATGGGTTCCCCTCGCAGAGAATAAGCAGTGGCGTCCCAAGCGCAGCCATGTCTCCTCGAGACAACTACGCTTCGTTAAGGAGAGAAAACCGAGAACTGAAGCTGGAGATTTCGAGAATGAGAGTGAGACTGAGTGAGTTGGAGAAAGAGCAGTTGTTTATGAAACAAGGAATGATGGATAAAACAGGAAATGGGAAAACTTTCTTGACCTCACTCTCCAAAGGGATTGGAAGGATTGGGATTTTTAGTGGCCAAGCGGGGGGCAAACCAAAGAAATCAGGTCGGAAGTCCCGGGGATCTGAGGGGAAAACTGGTCGGAGTAGGAGATATTCCGCTTCCTAG